In a single window of the Bacillus clarus genome:
- a CDS encoding tetraprenyl-beta-curcumene synthase family protein has product MKVPSNPITLMAKVYRDVFPVVHHELAMWKERAYHIPNDELHSQAIASIENKTFHCEGGGILALLANEYREECIRFIVAYQTISDYLDNLCDRSTSLDPNDFAALHESMLMALTPETEGGGNYYRYRDDQDDGGYLDDLVATCQDVLKKTKHYDKIAPILHELACYYCDLQIHKHVKLEEREPRLKTWFEAHKENLPPMSWFEFSACAGSTLGIFCLVAYAFHDELHDEDIEKIRQGYFPYVQGLHILLDYFIDQEEDRIGGDLNFCSYYENEQVILERMKHFVKEAEKSIGDLPHAKFHRLISRGLLGIYLSDQKVSAEKNMQKMARRIVKYGGLTSRFFYWNGKIYRKKMAQ; this is encoded by the coding sequence GTGAAAGTACCGAGTAATCCCATAACGCTCATGGCGAAAGTATACCGTGATGTGTTTCCGGTTGTACACCATGAGCTAGCGATGTGGAAAGAGCGTGCCTACCATATTCCGAATGACGAGCTTCATAGTCAAGCGATTGCAAGTATTGAAAATAAAACGTTTCATTGTGAAGGCGGTGGTATTTTAGCGCTGCTAGCGAATGAATATCGTGAGGAATGTATTCGTTTTATTGTAGCGTATCAGACCATTAGCGACTACTTAGATAATTTATGTGATCGTAGTACATCGCTTGATCCAAATGATTTTGCTGCACTTCATGAATCGATGTTAATGGCATTAACGCCTGAAACTGAAGGTGGCGGCAACTATTATCGTTATCGTGATGATCAAGATGATGGTGGTTATTTAGATGACCTTGTTGCAACATGTCAGGATGTTTTAAAGAAAACGAAGCACTATGACAAAATTGCTCCAATTCTTCATGAACTTGCTTGTTATTATTGTGATTTGCAAATTCATAAACATGTGAAATTAGAAGAAAGAGAACCACGTTTAAAAACATGGTTTGAAGCTCATAAAGAAAATTTACCACCCATGAGCTGGTTTGAGTTTTCAGCATGTGCAGGATCAACGCTGGGAATTTTCTGTCTTGTAGCTTATGCATTTCATGATGAATTACATGATGAAGATATTGAGAAAATTAGACAAGGATACTTCCCTTACGTACAAGGCCTTCACATTTTACTTGATTATTTCATCGATCAAGAAGAAGATCGTATCGGTGGAGATTTGAATTTCTGTAGTTACTATGAGAATGAACAAGTGATATTAGAGCGCATGAAACATTTTGTAAAAGAAGCCGAGAAAAGCATTGGTGACTTACCACATGCGAAGTTTCATCGTCTTATTAGCCGCGGTTTATTAGGAATTTATCTATCAGACCAAAAAGTATCAGCCGAAAAGAATATGCAAAAAATGGCACGGCGCATTGTGAAATACGGGGGACTCACTTCAAGATTCTTTTATTGGAACGGGAAGATATACCGAAAGAAAATGGCGCAGTGA
- a CDS encoding alpha/beta hydrolase, with protein sequence MWNYEAEGAKAVIVVVHGAMEYHGRYEVVAEMWNHIGYHVVMGDLPAHGTTSRNRGHIESFDEYIEEIKLWVKDARKYRLPIFLFGHSMGGLIVIRMMQETKRDDIDGIILSSPCLGVLAAPSAPLRAISKVLNVVAPKLQFATNLTVEMSTRNKEVRDAMENDSLFLRKVSVRWYSELIKSIEIAHDKIDDFPDVPLLLMQACEDKLVDKTRVRTWFDNVKTSDKAYKEWQSCYHELLNEYERDEILNYIQSFTEMRVNNIVETNK encoded by the coding sequence ATATCATGGACGTTACGAAGTGGTTGCAGAAATGTGGAATCATATCGGTTATCACGTCGTTATGGGTGATCTCCCAGCACATGGAACAACTTCACGAAATAGAGGACATATTGAATCATTTGATGAATACATAGAAGAAATAAAACTGTGGGTGAAAGACGCTAGAAAATATCGATTGCCTATTTTTTTATTTGGCCATAGTATGGGAGGGCTTATCGTCATTCGTATGATGCAAGAAACGAAGAGAGACGATATAGATGGGATTATATTAAGTTCTCCATGTTTAGGAGTGTTAGCCGCACCATCTGCTCCGCTTCGTGCTATTTCAAAAGTACTAAATGTCGTTGCACCAAAACTACAATTTGCAACAAATCTTACTGTAGAAATGTCAACTCGTAATAAAGAAGTTAGGGATGCGATGGAGAACGATTCATTGTTCTTGCGCAAGGTATCAGTGCGTTGGTATAGTGAATTGATTAAGTCTATCGAGATTGCTCATGATAAAATAGATGATTTTCCAGACGTTCCTCTCTTGCTAATGCAGGCGTGTGAGGATAAACTTGTAGATAAAACACGTGTCCGCACATGGTTTGATAATGTTAAGACTAGTGATAAGGCTTATAAAGAATGGCAAAGTTGCTATCATGAGTTATTAAATGAGTATGAGCGAGACGAAATTTTGAATTATATTCAGTCATTTACTGAAATGCGTGTCAATAACATAGTAGAAACAAATAAGTGA